The proteins below come from a single Vicinamibacterales bacterium genomic window:
- a CDS encoding Na+/H+ antiporter subunit E, with protein MRDRTAIDEPGMAEHEPSQSHLGHLIHEFWRGLPFTILLFAFWIVLSGKLDRSHLFAGAICAIAISLWTGRLLSLPPQVGSSASHPLAGVFWSRFPMYLLWLAWQVIRANLHVARIVLHPRMPIEPSLVRLDKPAPHTFARLVLANSITLTPGTVTLDVDDAGYLVHALTSRSASGLRSGDTVQRCQALFLRSDLELDREVTQ; from the coding sequence ATGCGAGATCGTACGGCGATCGATGAACCGGGCATGGCGGAACATGAACCAAGTCAGTCGCATCTTGGGCATCTAATCCACGAGTTCTGGCGCGGCCTGCCGTTTACCATCCTTCTCTTTGCCTTTTGGATTGTTCTATCGGGAAAGCTCGACAGGAGCCATTTGTTTGCCGGCGCTATCTGCGCCATTGCGATTTCGTTGTGGACCGGCCGACTTCTCAGCCTTCCGCCCCAGGTCGGTTCATCGGCATCTCACCCGTTGGCTGGTGTGTTCTGGTCACGTTTTCCGATGTATTTGCTGTGGCTAGCCTGGCAGGTCATCAGGGCGAATCTACACGTGGCTAGGATCGTGCTGCATCCGCGAATGCCAATTGAGCCGAGTCTAGTGAGGCTGGATAAACCAGCGCCGCATACATTTGCCCGTCTGGTGCTCGCGAATTCCATCACTTTAACGCCCGGGACTGTAACCCTTGATGTTGATGATGCCGGTTATCTGGTACACGCCTTGACCTCACGTAGCGCATCTGGCCTGAGAAGTGGTGACACGGTGCAGCGATGCCAGGCGCTCTTCTTACGCTCAGATCTCGAGTTGGACCGAGAGGTGACCCAATGA
- a CDS encoding monovalent cation/H+ antiporter complex subunit F, whose product MSPLLLGTAFVLAAAMVFSLYRVLAGPTVFDRLTGLGLISTKTIVFLLVLGFLTDRVEVFVDITLSYTLISFVGTLALAKYFEAKKADQP is encoded by the coding sequence ATGAGCCCGTTGCTACTCGGCACAGCGTTCGTGCTTGCCGCGGCGATGGTGTTTTCACTCTACCGCGTGCTTGCCGGACCAACCGTTTTCGACCGCCTAACGGGCTTAGGTCTCATCTCGACCAAGACCATTGTGTTTCTACTGGTGCTCGGATTTCTGACGGACCGCGTCGAAGTCTTCGTCGATATCACGCTCTCGTACACGTTGATCAGCTTCGTGGGCACACTTGCCTTAGCTAAGTACTTCGAGGCCAAAAAGGCGGATCAGCCATGA
- the mnhG gene encoding monovalent cation/H(+) antiporter subunit G encodes MIPVADLVLLVGLFFIAAGVVGVLRLPDFYTRLHALGKSDTLGVALTVGALALRSGATLTSLKILLIVAFVTLANPTATHALGRAAYRAGIAPWRRKDAL; translated from the coding sequence ATGATCCCTGTTGCTGACCTCGTGTTACTCGTAGGGCTTTTCTTTATTGCGGCTGGTGTGGTGGGCGTGCTCAGGCTGCCAGACTTCTACACGCGGTTACACGCCTTGGGCAAATCCGACACGCTGGGCGTGGCCCTAACCGTTGGCGCTTTGGCGCTACGCAGCGGTGCCACACTTACCAGTTTGAAGATCTTGCTAATTGTTGCCTTCGTAACGCTCGCCAATCCGACCGCTACCCACGCGCTTGGCCGGGCGGCATATCGGGCCGGCATTGCTCCGTGGCGACGGAAGGATGCTTTGTGA
- a CDS encoding hydrogenase subunit MbhD domain-containing protein gives MLDPLAVVFLILMIICAISVLSARDLLAAVTVFGTFSFFSATYFAILGAVDVAFTEAAVGAAITAVFFVTAIFRTDRGAD, from the coding sequence ATGCTTGATCCATTGGCAGTTGTTTTTCTGATACTCATGATCATCTGTGCAATTTCGGTGCTCTCGGCGCGCGATTTACTGGCCGCTGTGACCGTTTTCGGCACGTTCAGTTTTTTTTCGGCTACTTACTTTGCGATTCTCGGCGCAGTTGATGTTGCATTCACCGAGGCGGCAGTCGGTGCCGCCATCACGGCAGTTTTCTTTGTCACGGCGATTTTCCGGACTGACCGAGGTGCTGATTAG
- the mbhE gene encoding hydrogen gas-evolving membrane-bound hydrogenase subunit E, translating to MGRLSLVPLVVLGALLMTAAGSLPAVGDPESPAATHVSPRYISHGHQETGAANLVTGVLADYRSYDTLGETAVICAAGLACWLILGARWREDGEAQ from the coding sequence GTGGGCCGACTGTCGCTTGTCCCGCTCGTCGTGCTGGGCGCCCTCCTTATGACGGCGGCAGGCAGCTTACCGGCGGTCGGCGACCCCGAGTCTCCAGCGGCCACGCACGTGTCGCCACGATACATTAGTCACGGGCATCAAGAAACGGGCGCCGCCAATCTCGTCACAGGTGTGTTAGCCGACTATCGATCCTACGACACACTAGGTGAGACGGCGGTGATCTGTGCGGCGGGTCTTGCCTGCTGGCTCATCCTCGGCGCGCGATGGCGAGAAGATGGTGAGGCGCAATGA
- a CDS encoding MnhB domain-containing protein, translating into MNLAFGSPALDAASRLMTPFMLMFGAYVVVHGHDSPGGGFQGGVIIAACVILIRLVRGRAGGWTLAPERALVFACAGLGIFVAVGLLGPLFGGNFLDYSVLPLWLETPEVRAVGSMAIEVGVAVTVTGVLTLIFDALAEVRSDG; encoded by the coding sequence ATGAATTTAGCGTTCGGTAGCCCAGCACTCGACGCGGCGAGCCGTCTGATGACACCGTTCATGCTGATGTTTGGTGCCTATGTGGTCGTACACGGTCACGACAGTCCAGGCGGAGGATTTCAAGGCGGTGTGATTATTGCAGCCTGCGTCATCCTGATTAGACTCGTCCGCGGACGAGCCGGGGGCTGGACACTCGCGCCCGAGCGTGCGCTGGTGTTTGCATGCGCGGGGCTGGGCATTTTTGTAGCGGTTGGGTTACTCGGCCCGCTTTTCGGTGGCAACTTTCTTGATTATTCTGTGCTTCCACTGTGGCTTGAGACCCCAGAAGTTCGAGCCGTTGGCAGTATGGCGATTGAGGTTGGTGTTGCGGTGACGGTAACTGGTGTTCTGACGCTCATTTTCGATGCGCTGGCCGAAGTGCGCAGTGACGGATGA
- a CDS encoding cation:proton antiporter subunit C, producing the protein MTDEMEGIWNSGTAEYFLTIVLLLVGLYGIVARQHFLRKLMAMNILQVAVIVFFIALSAKSGATVPVVIEDGHEINVASYVNPLPHALMLTAIVVSVSTTGVALALLIRIRRRYGTLSETALLAKLRE; encoded by the coding sequence GTGACGGATGAAATGGAAGGAATCTGGAACAGCGGAACGGCGGAATACTTTCTGACCATTGTGCTGCTACTGGTTGGACTCTACGGAATCGTCGCCCGTCAGCATTTCCTACGTAAGCTCATGGCGATGAACATCCTTCAGGTGGCGGTCATCGTGTTCTTCATCGCGTTGTCCGCTAAATCCGGCGCAACAGTGCCCGTGGTTATCGAGGACGGGCACGAAATCAACGTCGCTTCATACGTCAATCCACTTCCCCACGCCCTGATGCTGACGGCGATTGTTGTGTCGGTTAGCACGACAGGGGTTGCTCTTGCCTTACTCATTCGTATCCGGCGGCGCTACGGTACGCTCAGTGAAACGGCGCTTCTCGCCAAGTTACGAGAATGA
- a CDS encoding monovalent cation/H+ antiporter subunit D family protein, with the protein MSAHLPALVVVAPLLAAVVVPLLGRRSPGAAHLVTLAALGFTLAASTFLLSVVVANGVWRYAFAGWAPPWGIEYVLDPLSAGMMVLVSFLALATSIYAWSYLFASDPQRIGIFDSLYLLLVTGLLGIVATGDLFNLYVFLEISAIAAYALLSTGGDRATVATFRYLLIGTVAASCYLLGVGFLYALTGTLNMADLTARLADVDDSTAKAAGIGLIVIGLAIKAALFPFHGWQPDVYTYAPPPVTGFVAAVMTKVSAYAIFRVLYFTLGGEPTAGSALVFLGWAGVIAILAGAWLALSQTDIRRMLAYSSVSQMGYIFFGFSLGSPIALVGALFHVLNHAVVKGCLFLVVGGVRWRTGASNVAEFVGMGRRLPLSMLAFAVAAVSLVGLPPTAGFFSKWYLLLGAFEAEAWIGVGAVVVSTGLSAVYFFRIFERAFVVTDDKLSSVRSNDLPVGMLGPALVLAAVVLLLGLFQQPLITHVLQRALPIAVS; encoded by the coding sequence ATGAGTGCGCATTTACCGGCTCTCGTCGTTGTGGCTCCTCTTCTCGCTGCGGTCGTGGTGCCGCTGCTTGGCCGCCGTTCACCGGGTGCAGCACACCTGGTCACTCTGGCCGCTCTAGGCTTTACGCTGGCGGCTTCAACCTTTTTGCTTTCGGTGGTCGTAGCCAACGGCGTATGGCGGTATGCATTTGCCGGGTGGGCGCCGCCGTGGGGGATCGAATACGTTCTTGATCCACTAAGCGCTGGGATGATGGTGCTTGTCAGCTTTCTTGCGCTGGCCACATCGATTTACGCGTGGTCCTACCTCTTTGCAAGCGACCCACAGCGAATCGGAATTTTCGATTCGCTCTATCTTTTGTTAGTGACCGGACTACTTGGAATCGTGGCGACCGGGGATCTTTTTAATCTTTACGTATTCTTGGAAATCTCTGCCATTGCAGCCTACGCGTTGCTTTCCACTGGCGGTGATCGCGCGACAGTGGCGACGTTTCGCTACCTACTGATCGGAACGGTGGCCGCGTCGTGCTATTTATTAGGCGTTGGCTTTCTCTACGCACTGACGGGCACGTTGAACATGGCTGACCTTACGGCCCGTTTGGCAGACGTCGATGACTCAACGGCCAAGGCTGCAGGCATTGGTTTGATTGTTATTGGCTTGGCTATCAAGGCCGCACTCTTTCCGTTCCATGGCTGGCAACCTGATGTCTACACCTACGCTCCACCACCCGTCACCGGCTTTGTAGCCGCGGTTATGACAAAGGTGAGCGCCTACGCTATTTTTCGGGTGCTTTACTTTACCCTCGGCGGTGAGCCGACGGCGGGCAGCGCCCTGGTGTTTCTCGGCTGGGCAGGAGTAATAGCGATCCTGGCGGGTGCTTGGTTGGCGCTATCGCAAACCGATATCCGCCGGATGTTGGCTTACTCCAGTGTTAGCCAGATGGGCTACATTTTTTTTGGGTTTTCACTCGGCTCCCCGATTGCGCTTGTCGGAGCACTCTTCCACGTGCTGAATCATGCTGTGGTGAAGGGATGCCTCTTCCTCGTGGTGGGTGGTGTGAGGTGGCGTACCGGGGCATCAAACGTTGCCGAGTTTGTCGGTATGGGCCGGCGATTACCGCTGAGCATGTTGGCCTTTGCGGTGGCCGCTGTGTCGTTGGTCGGCTTACCGCCCACCGCTGGTTTCTTTAGTAAATGGTACCTATTACTCGGTGCATTTGAGGCAGAGGCATGGATTGGAGTGGGAGCGGTTGTGGTGAGCACGGGGCTGAGCGCTGTCTACTTCTTTCGGATTTTTGAACGAGCGTTCGTTGTAACTGACGACAAGCTGTCGTCAGTCCGGTCAAACGACCTGCCCGTTGGAATGCTAGGCCCTGCGTTGGTGCTGGCCGCGGTGGTGCTACTGCTGGGCCTGTTCCAACAGCCACTCATCACACACGTGCTACAGCGCGCCCTGCCGATCGCCGTGTCCTAA
- a CDS encoding proton-conducting transporter membrane subunit: MDLALRPLAAVLVSLLAAVLLPLVGRRPTVRETITITAAILKLALVSSMLPAVLAGQGVEGVSFALGMGLSLQFRVDALGLLFALTASSLWLLTSIYSIGYLRATTSTHQTSYYSAFAVCLSATVGIAFSGNLLTFFVCYEVLTLATYPLVVHGRTPEAQAAGRRYLVYTLAAGQALLVATVWAETLVPGSEFRPGGFLNSQTSSLTVWMLFVLFVVGCGVKAAIMPLHGWLPAAMVAPTPVSALLHAVAVVKAGVFGIVRMVGYVFGLDTLRATGADTVLIIFAVATILIASIRALGEDRLKRRLAYSTIGQLSYIVLGAAVGSVAALTGAMFHIAGHGFMKITMFFCAGTVHTQAHRDGVKGLDGLGRQMPVTMTAFAIGACGLAGVPLLAGFIAKWNLGVGAVEVDHLLLVGVLVVSGLLNVAYFFPILFDAFFRAPTSDVREAGWAMVLPLGVTAVVALLLGVIPDFGLHFFTLARLAAESVVTGAGVLQ, translated from the coding sequence ATGGATTTAGCCCTTCGTCCACTCGCCGCCGTGCTCGTCTCGCTGCTTGCCGCGGTGCTGTTGCCGTTAGTGGGCAGGCGACCAACCGTCCGAGAGACCATTACCATCACGGCCGCCATCTTAAAACTTGCTCTCGTTTCGTCGATGTTACCGGCTGTGCTTGCCGGGCAAGGGGTCGAAGGCGTGTCCTTCGCACTTGGGATGGGGTTATCACTACAATTTCGAGTTGATGCCCTGGGGCTGCTCTTCGCTTTGACGGCATCAAGCCTTTGGTTGCTGACCTCGATTTATTCGATTGGTTATCTCCGAGCGACTACTTCGACACACCAAACATCGTATTATTCTGCCTTTGCGGTTTGTTTATCGGCGACGGTCGGCATCGCGTTTTCGGGCAACCTTCTGACCTTCTTCGTGTGCTACGAAGTGCTGACGCTAGCGACCTACCCGCTTGTTGTACACGGCCGCACGCCAGAGGCGCAGGCTGCTGGCCGTCGGTATCTTGTGTACACACTAGCCGCTGGCCAGGCACTACTCGTCGCGACCGTGTGGGCGGAGACTCTTGTACCGGGAAGCGAGTTTAGGCCAGGTGGTTTCCTCAATAGCCAAACATCAAGTCTGACCGTCTGGATGCTCTTCGTGCTTTTTGTTGTCGGTTGCGGCGTCAAAGCCGCAATCATGCCACTACACGGATGGCTGCCCGCAGCCATGGTTGCCCCAACGCCAGTGAGTGCCTTGTTACACGCTGTAGCTGTTGTGAAAGCGGGTGTTTTCGGCATCGTTCGAATGGTGGGCTACGTGTTTGGCCTCGACACCCTTCGTGCGACCGGTGCCGATACTGTGTTGATCATCTTCGCCGTAGCAACCATCTTGATCGCGTCCATAAGAGCGCTGGGCGAAGACCGTCTGAAACGCCGACTAGCCTACTCAACCATCGGACAACTCTCCTATATTGTGCTCGGTGCCGCGGTGGGGTCGGTGGCAGCGTTGACTGGCGCGATGTTTCACATTGCTGGTCATGGGTTCATGAAAATCACCATGTTCTTCTGTGCAGGAACGGTGCACACGCAGGCTCATCGCGACGGTGTCAAAGGCTTAGACGGACTGGGTCGGCAAATGCCTGTGACAATGACTGCTTTTGCTATCGGCGCGTGTGGATTGGCCGGCGTACCCCTACTGGCTGGTTTTATCGCGAAGTGGAATCTTGGCGTAGGTGCGGTCGAGGTCGACCACTTACTACTGGTCGGCGTGCTCGTAGTAAGTGGACTGCTAAATGTTGCCTACTTCTTTCCTATTCTTTTCGATGCGTTCTTCAGAGCACCGACTAGCGACGTGCGCGAGGCCGGGTGGGCGATGGTCTTACCGCTTGGCGTGACGGCAGTAGTGGCGCTACTTCTCGGAGTCATACCGGATTTCGGCCTCCACTTTTTTACCTTAGCCCGCCTCGCCGCCGAGAGTGTGGTCACTGGTGCTGGAGTGCTGCAATGA
- a CDS encoding Na(+)/H(+) antiporter subunit D, which yields MMTLPHPALVLIVAASFAALTRGRARQVGLVLATLAALIAAFALPDGDRGVVELTGQGLVLLRVDPVSRFFGLIFTAIAFIGTIYGLHIDRGGEHFTKLIYAAGALTVIYAGDWLTVFAGWELMAVTSLALIWFGGTTRARMAGLRYIYVHLTGGSLLFSGIALLWASGGELTLTRLSPGTGLASGLILAGVLVNAAVPPVHAWLTDAYPEASVTGTVFLSAFTTKTAVYLLIRVFPGTEALMWAGAIMAVYGALFAVLENDIRRLLSYHIISQVGYMVAGVGMGTALAVNGAAAHAFSHILYKALLLMGAGAVLQATGRNKLTELGGLARSMPGVTMLYLIGACSISGVPLFSGFVSKSLIVSAASEHGHVMVEWLLIVASVGTFLHTGLKLPYFTFFGPDRGLKPTRLPRNMVVAMGLAAAACIGIGVIPDWLYARLPVPEVSYAPYTFDHVLSTLQLLIGTGVAFWLARQSLGGTPTVTLDTDRLWRRPVWMLVTCLVNGVAMAGQRWRFGTLAVAERVAVTLQSPFHVARPGMLPYDADRHRLPIGANVVWIAVGFVALMLAIWQLTGV from the coding sequence ATGATGACGCTCCCACATCCAGCGCTTGTGTTGATTGTCGCCGCCTCGTTCGCGGCGCTCACTCGCGGTCGAGCGCGCCAGGTGGGCTTAGTGCTGGCGACCCTCGCCGCACTGATCGCTGCGTTTGCATTGCCCGACGGTGACCGTGGTGTTGTCGAGCTCACTGGCCAAGGCCTCGTCCTGCTGAGAGTTGATCCAGTCAGCCGTTTCTTTGGCTTGATTTTCACGGCGATTGCGTTCATCGGCACTATTTACGGCCTCCACATTGATCGCGGCGGTGAGCACTTCACAAAGCTAATCTATGCTGCGGGCGCGCTTACCGTTATCTATGCGGGCGATTGGCTCACCGTGTTTGCAGGCTGGGAGTTAATGGCCGTTACGTCACTAGCACTCATTTGGTTCGGTGGAACGACGCGCGCGCGAATGGCCGGGCTCCGGTACATTTATGTGCACTTGACCGGCGGCTCGTTGCTTTTTTCAGGGATTGCACTGCTGTGGGCAAGCGGCGGTGAACTCACACTCACACGGCTGTCCCCTGGTACTGGCCTAGCCTCCGGCTTGATTCTCGCTGGCGTGCTTGTGAATGCCGCCGTGCCGCCCGTGCACGCTTGGTTGACCGATGCTTATCCCGAAGCCTCGGTCACAGGAACAGTCTTTCTGAGTGCATTCACGACGAAAACAGCCGTCTATCTGCTGATTCGCGTGTTTCCCGGAACCGAGGCTCTCATGTGGGCTGGCGCGATCATGGCGGTCTACGGTGCTCTGTTTGCCGTGCTTGAAAACGACATTCGGCGGTTGCTCTCGTACCACATCATCAGTCAGGTCGGCTACATGGTGGCTGGCGTTGGCATGGGTACTGCACTCGCTGTTAACGGTGCGGCCGCCCACGCGTTCTCACACATTCTGTATAAGGCGCTCTTGCTCATGGGGGCAGGTGCCGTCTTACAAGCGACCGGACGGAACAAACTAACCGAGTTGGGTGGCCTTGCACGTTCAATGCCTGGCGTTACGATGCTTTACCTGATTGGCGCCTGCTCGATATCTGGCGTGCCGTTGTTTAGTGGCTTTGTCAGTAAATCGCTGATTGTGTCGGCCGCGTCAGAGCATGGCCACGTAATGGTCGAATGGCTGCTGATCGTGGCCAGTGTCGGCACGTTCCTCCATACCGGACTGAAACTCCCCTATTTCACGTTTTTTGGACCGGACCGTGGCCTCAAGCCGACCCGTCTTCCACGGAACATGGTGGTCGCGATGGGATTGGCGGCGGCAGCCTGCATTGGGATCGGCGTGATACCCGACTGGTTGTACGCGCGGCTTCCAGTGCCGGAGGTCTCCTATGCACCGTACACTTTTGACCATGTGTTATCGACATTACAGCTCCTGATCGGTACCGGAGTGGCGTTCTGGCTAGCACGGCAGTCACTGGGCGGTACACCAACAGTGACCCTCGATACCGACCGGCTGTGGCGGCGCCCGGTCTGGATGTTAGTCACCTGTCTGGTCAACGGTGTTGCGATGGCCGGACAGCGCTGGCGGTTTGGCACACTTGCTGTCGCCGAACGAGTTGCGGTGACCCTACAAAGCCCATTCCACGTGGCCCGGCCAGGGATGTTACCCTACGACGCGGATCGACATCGCTTGCCGATCGGTGCGAATGTCGTCTGGATTGCGGTCGGGTTCGTAGCGCTCATGTTAGCCATTTGGCAGCTGACTGGCGTGTGA